Proteins encoded by one window of Cylindrospermum stagnale PCC 7417:
- a CDS encoding group I intron-associated PD-(D/E)XK endonuclease, which translates to MDTKLKGDIAEQAAVLHALKRGWGVLKTVGDRLPYDLAFDVEGTLVKIQVKYAWFDEPSGNYVVDNRRTKTNRRIMIREAYKPADFDFALVYIENLDLFYIFPVDVFIDYGSEIHLVETEKRQRKPRSAQYRNAWELILQTSTSKENCVCSPVELVQVEF; encoded by the coding sequence ATGGACACAAAACTTAAAGGAGACATAGCAGAACAAGCGGCGGTTCTTCATGCTTTAAAGCGTGGTTGGGGAGTTTTGAAAACTGTTGGTGATAGACTACCTTATGATTTAGCATTTGATGTAGAGGGAACTCTAGTAAAAATCCAAGTTAAATATGCTTGGTTTGATGAACCTTCGGGTAATTATGTGGTAGATAATCGCCGCACCAAAACCAATCGGCGGATAATGATTCGAGAAGCCTATAAGCCAGCAGACTTTGATTTTGCTTTAGTCTATATAGAAAATCTTGACCTGTTTTATATCTTCCCGGTAGACGTATTCATAGACTACGGTAGCGAAATACACCTTGTTGAAACTGAAAAACGACAGCGGAAACCGCGTTCAGCACAATATCGAAATGCTTGGGAGTTAATCTTACAAACATCTACAAGTAAAGAAAATTGTGTCTGTTCCCCCGTCGAACTCGTTCAAGTAGAGTTTTGA
- a CDS encoding YcjF family protein, producing the protein MVVKLQRPILVGGLGLSFSLWMLDSWHDSIVQVGEFGLLSALAVGGGLWLFQQKRPKVGLEQLDGMLVDRATVQNAIAKTEALINQLAQEAENHPALERLREQVTQLFFELDRQEITLAVTGGSSVGKSTVIQVLQQNLEKLHFQETAPLFREAGDKSDAEILASVQKADFVLFLTNGDLTDSEFQVLQQLKAAHQPTMLVFNKQDQYMPDERASVLQSLKQRMQGNVVATAVSPLPVKVRKHEADGSVQEWMEQPAPDIQQLKQQLGEILAIQAQQLVLATTMRSARLLQAEVKNWLNATRCDRATPIIEQYQWIAAAAAFANPVPALDILATAAINAQMVMDLGKIYQQKFSLEQAQTVAGTMGSLMLKLGLVELSTKAITTVLKTNAVTFVAGGMVQGVSAAYLTRVAGLSLVAYFEQQEIALDSGNALNLDKLRQTLQNVFQQNQQMAFLQGFVKQGVKRLLPEAQQVEVVG; encoded by the coding sequence ATGGTTGTGAAGTTGCAACGACCAATTTTAGTAGGAGGGTTGGGACTGTCCTTTTCCCTGTGGATGTTGGACAGTTGGCACGATTCTATAGTGCAGGTGGGTGAGTTTGGTTTGTTGAGTGCTTTAGCGGTTGGTGGTGGTTTGTGGTTGTTCCAGCAAAAACGCCCGAAAGTCGGTTTAGAACAGCTAGATGGTATGCTTGTAGATAGAGCTACCGTGCAAAATGCGATCGCTAAAACCGAAGCTTTAATTAATCAGCTAGCGCAAGAAGCAGAAAACCATCCCGCCTTAGAGAGACTGCGAGAACAAGTTACTCAGTTATTCTTTGAGTTAGACAGACAAGAAATTACACTCGCTGTAACTGGCGGTTCGTCTGTCGGTAAAAGTACTGTTATTCAAGTCTTACAGCAAAATCTAGAGAAGTTACATTTCCAAGAGACAGCACCGTTATTTAGAGAAGCGGGTGACAAGTCAGACGCAGAGATTTTAGCTTCAGTGCAAAAAGCTGATTTTGTCCTGTTCTTGACAAACGGCGATTTGACAGATTCAGAATTTCAAGTTTTACAGCAGCTAAAAGCAGCGCATCAGCCGACAATGCTGGTTTTTAACAAACAAGATCAGTATATGCCAGATGAACGCGCCAGCGTTTTGCAGTCGTTGAAACAGCGGATGCAGGGAAATGTTGTGGCTACGGCGGTGTCTCCCCTGCCGGTGAAAGTGCGGAAACATGAAGCTGATGGTTCTGTGCAAGAGTGGATGGAACAACCAGCACCAGACATTCAGCAGTTGAAGCAGCAGTTAGGCGAAATTCTCGCTATCCAAGCACAGCAGCTAGTTTTAGCAACTACCATGAGGAGTGCTAGGCTGCTACAAGCCGAGGTGAAGAACTGGTTAAACGCGACGAGATGCGATCGCGCCACCCCCATCATAGAACAATATCAGTGGATAGCTGCCGCTGCTGCCTTTGCTAACCCAGTCCCCGCATTAGATATATTAGCCACTGCGGCAATTAATGCCCAAATGGTCATGGATTTGGGTAAAATCTATCAGCAGAAGTTTTCCCTAGAACAAGCGCAAACAGTCGCCGGAACTATGGGAAGTTTGATGCTGAAATTAGGTTTAGTCGAACTTTCGACAAAAGCTATTACTACAGTTCTCAAAACTAACGCCGTTACCTTCGTAGCAGGGGGAATGGTGCAGGGAGTGAGTGCAGCTTATCTCACCAGAGTAGCAGGGTTAAGTTTAGTTGCCTATTTTGAACAGCAAGAAATTGCTCTAGATTCAGGAAATGCTTTAAATCTGGATAAACTGCGTCAAACTTTGCAAAATGTCTTCCAGCAAAATCAGCAGATGGCATTTTTGCAAGGCTTTGTTAAGCAAGGTGTGAAACGGTTATTACCAGAAGCGCAGCAGGTTGAAGTTGTGGGATAA
- a CDS encoding dihydrofolate reductase family protein, whose product MTKVTLYIAASLDGYIAKSDGGIDWLSPLDIEGEDYGYTSFYESVDAVILGSKTYEIGLSFNEWPYPDKKSFVFTQRNFKSDRKDIEFVSDNVQHALAKIEAQGFENIWLVGGGELINSFLQHSLIDEYIISTIPIILGNGIRLFPPPSPEEELELINSKQYPTGLLQAHYRRKRKGE is encoded by the coding sequence ATGACAAAAGTTACACTCTATATTGCAGCCAGTTTAGATGGCTATATTGCTAAAAGTGATGGAGGAATTGATTGGTTATCGCCGCTAGATATAGAAGGAGAAGACTACGGTTACACTTCTTTCTATGAATCAGTTGACGCTGTTATCTTGGGTAGCAAGACTTACGAAATAGGACTCAGTTTCAATGAGTGGCCTTATCCAGATAAAAAATCTTTCGTTTTCACTCAGCGTAATTTTAAATCTGACAGAAAAGATATTGAGTTTGTTTCTGATAATGTGCAGCACGCCTTAGCAAAAATAGAAGCGCAAGGCTTTGAAAACATCTGGCTAGTTGGTGGTGGAGAATTAATCAATTCATTTCTTCAGCACAGCTTAATTGACGAATATATTATTTCAACTATTCCAATTATCTTAGGTAACGGTATCCGCCTTTTCCCACCGCCCAGCCCTGAAGAAGAATTAGAACTTATCAACTCAAAACAATATCCAACTGGTTTACTCCAAGCGCATTATAGAAGAAAGCGAAAGGGTGAATAA
- a CDS encoding DNA cytosine methyltransferase produces the protein MANSPSIFSFFSGAGFLDLGFETSGYKIAYVNEIFPPFIAAYRRSREILNLPSPEYGYHHGEAADVTQLIEGTHAQHLSELVKDCRNSHNIIGFIGGPPCPDFSIGGKNRGHLGDNGKLSAAYVELICHHQPDFFLFENVKGLWKTTKHRLFFESLKIQLQQSGYILTERLINAIEYGVPQDRDRIILIGFRNNFLKDMEINPEAIFPWEKYILYPQKQVFAYPWCKSEPFKIDSLIPCPDNLPEKLTVEYWFRKNKVLNHPNSKHYFQPRAGIIKFAAVDEGDVSKKSFKRLHRWRYSPTACYGNNEVHLHPYKIRRISVAEALAIQSLPANFILPENMSLTNMFKTVGNGVPYLAAKALAQTILDFLQIGLQI, from the coding sequence ATGGCCAATTCACCCTCCATCTTCTCCTTCTTCTCCGGCGCCGGCTTCCTAGATTTAGGCTTTGAAACCAGCGGTTATAAAATCGCTTACGTTAACGAAATCTTTCCCCCATTCATCGCTGCATATCGCCGTTCACGGGAAATTCTCAACCTTCCATCACCTGAATATGGATATCATCACGGGGAAGCAGCAGATGTAACCCAACTAATAGAAGGAACCCACGCACAACACCTGAGTGAATTAGTCAAAGACTGCCGCAACTCACATAATATAATTGGCTTTATTGGCGGGCCTCCTTGTCCTGATTTCTCTATTGGGGGTAAAAACAGAGGACATTTAGGAGATAATGGTAAACTTTCCGCCGCTTATGTCGAATTAATTTGTCATCATCAACCAGATTTCTTTTTATTTGAAAATGTCAAAGGTTTGTGGAAAACAACAAAACACCGTTTATTTTTTGAATCTTTAAAAATCCAATTACAGCAATCAGGTTATATATTAACAGAACGATTAATTAATGCTATTGAGTACGGTGTACCCCAAGATAGAGACAGAATTATTTTGATAGGTTTTAGAAATAATTTCCTCAAGGATATGGAAATAAATCCTGAAGCGATATTTCCTTGGGAGAAATATATTTTATATCCTCAAAAACAAGTCTTCGCTTACCCTTGGTGCAAAAGCGAACCATTTAAAATAGATTCTCTAATTCCTTGTCCTGATAATCTTCCTGAAAAATTAACTGTTGAATACTGGTTTAGGAAAAATAAAGTACTGAATCATCCCAATTCTAAACATTATTTTCAACCAAGAGCAGGTATTATAAAATTTGCTGCTGTTGATGAAGGAGATGTTTCTAAAAAGTCTTTTAAACGTCTACACCGATGGCGTTATTCTCCTACAGCTTGCTATGGAAATAATGAAGTACATTTGCATCCTTACAAAATCCGGCGAATTTCTGTAGCGGAAGCTTTAGCAATACAATCTCTACCTGCAAATTTTATTCTTCCAGAGAATATGTCTCTCACCAATATGTTTAAAACTGTTGGTAATGGCGTGCCATACTTAGCAGCCAAGGCGTTGGCTCAAACTATTCTTGACTTCTTACAAATTGGGTTACAAATCTAG
- the deoC gene encoding deoxyribose-phosphate aldolase, with amino-acid sequence MAADYPNIDIAPFIDHSLLLPTATPEQVVQWCEEADRYNFATVCLNPVYVRQAVELLHNKNPKVCTVIGFPNGATTSAVKFYEAQEALENGADELDVVINLGWLKAGKIEEVHQEIATICEVAGQCVKVILETNLLTDAEKKIAAEIAMEAGAAFLKTSTGWNGGATVADVQMLKEIARERVGIKASGGIRTHNQALDLILAGATRLGTSRGVDLLRQRENVEKSE; translated from the coding sequence ATGGCAGCAGACTATCCCAACATTGATATTGCGCCATTTATCGATCACTCTCTCCTGTTGCCTACGGCTACCCCAGAGCAGGTGGTACAATGGTGTGAAGAAGCAGACAGATATAATTTTGCAACGGTTTGCTTGAACCCCGTCTATGTGAGGCAAGCAGTTGAACTCCTCCACAATAAAAACCCGAAAGTCTGTACTGTGATTGGCTTTCCTAATGGGGCGACGACTTCAGCAGTCAAGTTTTATGAGGCTCAGGAAGCGTTAGAAAATGGCGCTGATGAGTTGGATGTGGTCATTAACTTAGGCTGGTTGAAGGCTGGAAAAATTGAGGAAGTACACCAGGAAATCGCTACAATTTGTGAAGTGGCTGGACAATGCGTCAAGGTAATTTTAGAAACCAACCTGCTGACGGATGCGGAGAAAAAAATAGCTGCGGAAATAGCTATGGAGGCGGGAGCAGCATTCTTAAAAACCAGTACTGGTTGGAATGGCGGGGCGACGGTGGCCGATGTGCAGATGTTGAAGGAAATAGCGCGGGAAAGGGTGGGAATTAAAGCATCAGGCGGTATTCGCACCCACAATCAAGCTTTGGACTTGATATTAGCCGGTGCTACTAGATTAGGCACATC